The nucleotide window TATAGGGATTAAATACAATGCATCCTTATTATTACTGTTTGGCAAAGAGATAAGCAAGCCTTGGACTCAATCCGACAATACTCGATTCTATCCAGCTGCCTTTTGTTAACTGTACCCAGTGCCTTATTTCACGTGGATGCGCACTTAACAATACCGGAACTTCAGAAAGCTTGATAAGACGAAGAGCATCTTTGTCACTGTCGTATAAATATATAGGACTTTCGAGATAATATTGCCCGCCGAATTTTGGATCGACAAGAGTTTGCTTTTCAAGATGGAGGTATGATGTTATCGCTATTATATTTCTGCATTTCACACTATCCTTGAAGATAGCTTTAACTACCCAGGGCATGCTGAAGAGTTCAATGTGCGAAAATGGCCCCAACCTGCTGTAAACATTACCCGTGACTAAAAGTGTACTCTCAGGCTCCAAAGCCTTGAGGGACGAGTTTGTATGAATGTTCTCAATTATGTTTTTTTGATGAGCATTCCATCTCTTCCAGTGGTCCGACAAACCAAACAAGGGAATAATGAAAATCAATGCCAATACAACTACTGTTTTCCTGTTGAATGGAAGTATTGCAATTAAAAGAGCGATAAGCAGTGAGCCGTATACTGTGGTTCTGTTGCCTAAATTGAAAGCTGAATGGTGATATAGTCCTGTAAGGGCAAACATTGCAAATGAAAGAACAAGGGTAATAAAAAGGCCGATAAAAAGGGATTTAGGTACATCCGGTCGTTTAGAAAACAAAGGGATCCTGATCAGTAGAAGCACAACAATAACCAGGACGATCAAACCTGATAAAAGGGTAATCGATCCAATTGAATAATAAACTTTTAACCAATAAGAAGGTCCGAAAGCGGCATCAATAAAACTGAGGGGCTGTAAGAGAAGCTGTCTGATATAATCAGCTATCGTTAAACTTGAATTGATACGCTTCTCTATACCTGAAAAAGCATACTTTATAAAGAAGTAATAGACAATATAAATTATGCCAGGAAAAGCAAAAAGCACTGCCTCCCGGAATTTTCGCTCATAAATGAAAATTGCTGTCAATCCGAACACGTAAGGTGGCGAGAAATAGCCGCCAAAAGCACCGAACAAGGCAAGTATAAACCCCGGAAATAGATGCTCATGCCTGAACAATGAATGAGCGTACATCATAACCGCAGGAAAGAACACATACGGAACCGTCATATACCAGTACATGGTCGTATCATGAAGCGGATACAGAACAAATAATGAAGACATCATTATAGCCCTGTCGCGGGGAAGGTAATCAATGGCAAACCTGTAGACACATAGCAAACTGAGAATATGTGCCGCAACCTTTACCAAGTCATATACCCATTGATGATCATAACCAAGAAAAGGATATGCCCACCAAAAACAATAATGTGAGCCTAAAATAGTTAATGCCACTCCTCCCGGCATTAAAAATGATGGCAGTCCCTGAAATCTCCACCCGGCTATTTCACTATAGTCATCTCCATGCAAGCCTGTGTTAAATAACAGATAATACAGGATAAAAAAAACAAATATTACAACATATTTTCTATCAGGGTTCCATTTTACATTCATATATCCAACCGGAGATCAGTTTACGAAGTATAAATTAGTTTAGATTCTACAATCTTAAATCACAATATGTCAACTTATCTTGGAAACAATAATCGTTTGAAGATAAGTTTTTTGAGTGATTTTCCCGATAAAAAAAACAATACCAACACCTAACCTCATCATCCGTTCAATTAAATTATTACTTGCAGGGCAATCAATTGCAGCTAAAGGCGCATTATGATTAATTATTTTTTCTACCCGGAATAAACCTTCTTTTGTTAATAAGCGGGATAGGCTCTGTTTGCTAAAATGATTCAGATGATGTGGATCATATAATCGATTGAACACAGAATCGACCCCTAATCGTCTTAATAAATATGACAGTCTATACAGAATACCACTACTGTTCACTGTCATCAAATATGCAGTACCATCACTGTTTAAAAGCCCATGTACTCTCTGAACATACGAAGAGACATCATTTATATGCTCGATTACAGCCAGCGAAACGATAACATCAAATTTTCTTTTGAAATCGAAAGTCATGAAATCTCCCTGCAAAAAAGTGAATCCTGCTTCTCGCGGTACAACTGCAGAGAGATCAATTCCATTTAACTCTATGTCACCCAATATTCTTCCTAAATAATTTAACAGTGCCCCGTCACCACAACCCACATCCAAAAGAGATTTTGCATTACAACTTTTTATATTTTCAGCTATAATTGAAAACAATTTATAGTTGGGATTTTTAAACCAATTACGATGGGTATTTAAATAGTATTCACTACCATAAGTCTCTTCTTTAGCGATGGAAACTATATCGGTAAATACATGATTACATTCATCGCATTTATTTAACAATACATTATTCAGCCTAACCCAAAAGTAAGAACCGCAATTGCAAACAGGACATTTTATCTTTGCATCTTCAGCATTTAGAGTGTAGTGCATTTTATTAAGCTTACTTATTCAACTGCCGTCTTGGTTTTAAAGAAATAAATCATATAAGGGACGCTACAACACAGTATTGAGCTCCGAATGGCAACCAGCTAAATAAATCTTCAATTTTTGACAGATTTCTAAACATATATGGAAAAAAGAGAAAATACACCGTTCTCTCTATGTGAAAACCTGAAGATTTAAAAAGCATGCGGGTCTCCCGAGATAAAAGGAGTATCGCATCTTGATCGAATTCACAACGAGAAACCACCCATTTTGTTAGTGGATTATATGGATTGTGTTCAAAAAAGAAGATTTGCCCTTTACAGGCAAGCATGGTTTTTAATATCCCAATCACTTGCACTCTTTCATTAATCGGGACATGATGGAAAACATTAGCAACATATATCACATCGAAACACGCTGTGTAGGTCGCAATGAATTCTTCATCAGAAATACAAAAAAAATCAATTTTCTGGTATTTCTCACGAGCTCTTTCTATAGATAGTTCAGAAATGTCTACACCGATAATTTGCGCATCAGGGTAGGCATTGCGAAGCATCAATGAGGTATCGCCAAGTCCACAGCCAAAATCTAATACAAATTTTATCTTTTTTACCCCTATATATTTTTTTACAACTTCAACTTTTCTGCTCAAATAGTAATCATTAAATCCGCCAACCAGAGACAATGATTCATTGAGTAGAGCGTTATAATCGTCAGTGTATCGATCAAACTGATTCATATTATTCAAAAATATTTTCAATCTTTATCATTTTGGAATATAAGATAATAATTTAATTATTACATTTTTTGATCGCAGCCAACTCAGAAGCAAATATTCGTGAAATACCAACGAATAGATTTGTGGTTATAAATCTATTAAAATCAGGGTAAACGATTGATCTAAAAGTCATACGTCGTGAATATACAAAGCTTAACTCTGAAACACTATTAACAATTTGAGGAGCATGCCGGGTAATGCTTTTGAAGCTTGAAATTATATTCGCAATTGTAGTAGGTTGTTCAGAAGCAATAATTTTAATACTCGAGATTGGATCCTTTATTGCTCTTAATGAATGTATCATTATTAACGCCGCATCGTCAACTGCGATGTAATCCCGAATAGTATCTAAAGGGACATAAATCTTTATAGGCTGCTTTTTCAGAATACATCTCGCGATATGCGTTAAAAGCCCCTGACGTTTTCCAAATGATTGATGAGCACCATATAGAGTTGATAGACGCGCTAATAATGATGTAATACACTGATTTCTATTTGTGAATTCTGAAATTATTTGCTCCTGAGCAATTTTTACTTGTGCATAGTCTGTTGTGGGAGTTACAGCACTATTTTCATTGATAATGAAGTCCTGAGATGCCGCATAAATTGAACCTGCAGAACTGCTAAATGCAATAGCACCGGTTTTGCGGATCAAACGTTCATCCAACTCTATTTGATGAAGTAATCTCTCAAGCGCTCTGGTTTCAGTGTTGAGATCACAAGCTAAACTGTTCATAGAACCTATTCCGGCCGCCCAATAAATTTCCCATTTATCCGACTCACTAACAAACACAGAAAATGCTTTTACTGCTGAAGTAATTTGACATAACAGTATTTTCTCATCGCCCCAATTAAAACGCTCATTCGGAACAAATAACACGTTACCATTACGGGTATGATTCCAGCATAATGCCTGACCTAAAAGACCATGACTTCCGATTACCCATATGCGACTCATCTGATAGTCCCAGACCTTGTTGGCTTCGTACTGACCATATATAATGGTTTCCCCATCGCAATAGTAAGGCTTAAAGCGAGATACTCTGCTATAACACCAAGGGCAGTCAAAATACAGCCGGAAAAGAAAGCTATTGTTATAATAAGTGAGGTCCAGCCTTGAATAGGCATATCGCCAAACATCTTCAAAAAAATTACATATCCAGCAAGAGAAGCAGCAATTGCAACAGAAAACAAACCCATGATCGTAATAAATCGTAAGGGCCGTGTCCCTAAAGCAATGATCATGTGCCAAAAATGAGCCAGTAGTTTCATATAGGAATATCCGGATGGCCTTGCCATTTCATGTCGCAACATAACAGGACAATACCCGATTCGCCCGGCAATCCATGATAAAGCAACATCCAGATATATTCCATTCCCGCAATAAGCCGCTAAAATCCGTCCTATTTCACCATCAATCAGCCGAAAACTGTTAAATTGACCAGAATTAGGACTATCAAGTAACTTATGAGCAATTCCTTTCGCCGTTCTGCTTAACAAATTTCGGAGCCACCCATGAGGGGGCGGCATTATCGGTTGAGCATAGACTACCTGCTGAGATTCAGCTAATGCTCTATCAAGAAGAAGACCTATATCACCAGGTGCTTGCTGGCCATCTTCGTCTATGGTAGCAATCCAATCACCGGTGGCACTTGCCATTCCTGCTAAAGTTGCTGCATGCTGGCCAAAGTTCCGGGTCAGCCACACCGGCCTGACAAATTGGTATTCAGCACTGAGTTCTTCTATGATTCGATCTGATGCATCCGGTCCGCAGTCATGAACAAGCAGCACTTCGCAAATGATATACTGATTACCGTTTGGCGACCTCTGTTCAAACGTCAACGGCAAAATTTCCTCCATAAGCAATGGAAGCGTTTTTTTGCCGGCATAAACAGGAATAACCAGAGAGACGAGATGCTTATGGGTCATAATTTCAAACAGTTATCTCATAACCGGCCTTGCAGCCAATTGTATGCAATAGCCGCATATTCATAGGAAATGATACGAATCTGATCAACATTTGCACTCCACTGTGGTGTGGCTGCAGGAGTATCGACAACTGCAGGAGTGTAAACAAGAAGATCAGGAGTCTCTTTTCTCCAGGTCCACAGGGCCCGGCGACCGTGATACGGTGCTGTCAACAAGATAATGGAGTGAGCACCTTGTTGCCGTAACTGCCGGGTGACCATCTGAACATTCTCAAAAGTGCTGCCGGGATATTGATCAAGAATATGAATTGCTGATGGAGATACTCCTTTTTCCAATAGGTAAAGCTTGATTACCTCTACTTCCGAAAGATCCTGATTTCTGCCGGATGAAAGATAAATGTGGGGAGCATAGCCTTTTTTGTAAAAACGAACCGCATCAAGCGCTCTGCGCTGGTAACTGTTGTTTCGATAAGAGGTTTCGCCATTGCCACTGAAAACCACAATAGCATCCGTTTTACGAGGCTCATGCCTTACAACCAGTTGATCTCCGACAAACCAAACCAGAGGCGTAGTGAAAATAATCAAATAAAGTGACACAATAATGACTATGCGCTCTGCCCAGCGAGTACGGGCGTCTTTGTAATATTTAGCCAGACTCTCTTTCCACGATACCGGCTGCTGTGACTTCAGCAGAAGATGCCGGTCTATAACCTCAACAATCCCGGAAAACCGCTTTTCCCAGGTATTTTCCCTTGCCACTGCAATACGATTATCTGTAACCACCTTTGATCTTATATGAGCGTCATCCAAAGCACGCGTAACCTTAGAGATAAAATCCATGTTATCCTGACCGATCAAGAGCGTATCGGGTGATCGCTCGGCAAAGGAGCGTACCTCACGGATATTGGTTGAAACAACAGCCTTGCCCATTGCAAGATATTCATTAAGCTTGCATGAGTATACACTATCAGTAAAAGC belongs to Candidatus Chlorobium masyuteum and includes:
- a CDS encoding class I SAM-dependent methyltransferase, giving the protein MHYTLNAEDAKIKCPVCNCGSYFWVRLNNVLLNKCDECNHVFTDIVSIAKEETYGSEYYLNTHRNWFKNPNYKLFSIIAENIKSCNAKSLLDVGCGDGALLNYLGRILGDIELNGIDLSAVVPREAGFTFLQGDFMTFDFKRKFDVIVSLAVIEHINDVSSYVQRVHGLLNSDGTAYLMTVNSSGILYRLSYLLRRLGVDSVFNRLYDPHHLNHFSKQSLSRLLTKEGLFRVEKIINHNAPLAAIDCPASNNLIERMMRLGVGIVFFIGKITQKTYLQTIIVSKIS
- a CDS encoding class I SAM-dependent methyltransferase, producing the protein MNQFDRYTDDYNALLNESLSLVGGFNDYYLSRKVEVVKKYIGVKKIKFVLDFGCGLGDTSLMLRNAYPDAQIIGVDISELSIERAREKYQKIDFFCISDEEFIATYTACFDVIYVANVFHHVPINERVQVIGILKTMLACKGQIFFFEHNPYNPLTKWVVSRCEFDQDAILLLSRETRMLFKSSGFHIERTVYFLFFPYMFRNLSKIEDLFSWLPFGAQYCVVASLI
- a CDS encoding NAD-dependent epimerase/dehydratase family protein, translating into MSRIWVIGSHGLLGQALCWNHTRNGNVLFVPNERFNWGDEKILLCQITSAVKAFSVFVSESDKWEIYWAAGIGSMNSLACDLNTETRALERLLHQIELDERLIRKTGAIAFSSSAGSIYAASQDFIINENSAVTPTTDYAQVKIAQEQIISEFTNRNQCITSLLARLSTLYGAHQSFGKRQGLLTHIARCILKKQPIKIYVPLDTIRDYIAVDDAALIMIHSLRAIKDPISSIKIIASEQPTTIANIISSFKSITRHAPQIVNSVSELSFVYSRRMTFRSIVYPDFNRFITTNLFVGISRIFASELAAIKKCNN
- a CDS encoding glycosyltransferase, with product MTHKHLVSLVIPVYAGKKTLPLLMEEILPLTFEQRSPNGNQYIICEVLLVHDCGPDASDRIIEELSAEYQFVRPVWLTRNFGQHAATLAGMASATGDWIATIDEDGQQAPGDIGLLLDRALAESQQVVYAQPIMPPPHGWLRNLLSRTAKGIAHKLLDSPNSGQFNSFRLIDGEIGRILAAYCGNGIYLDVALSWIAGRIGYCPVMLRHEMARPSGYSYMKLLAHFWHMIIALGTRPLRFITIMGLFSVAIAASLAGYVIFLKMFGDMPIQGWTSLIITIAFFSGCILTALGVIAEYLALSLTIAMGKPLYMVSTKPTRSGTIR
- a CDS encoding ElyC/SanA/YdcF family protein, with the translated sequence MKNNNVVIISSIDWSTHWQMHHQLATSMIGEGNRVLFVENTGARGPRLADIGRVRERIINWVKSVRGFREVQPGLTVFSPLFLPFPYSRVARGLNRFVLSRSVKQWMRSAHFHNPVIVTFLPTPLAQALIKDIDAALVIYYCVDNMAGSSPEVQQLKPWEEMLFRQADLVFVTSAAIRERAEEYAKHVFAFPCGVDFSKFAHALERADIPDDLAAFPSPVIGYVGALSGVLDQTLLLEMARQLPFATFVLVGPFFTDVARLKTCENIKLLGPRPHDEIPAYIKGFDVALIPYLRTAFTDSVYSCKLNEYLAMGKAVVSTNIREVRSFAERSPDTLLIGQDNMDFISKVTRALDDAHIRSKVVTDNRIAVARENTWEKRFSGIVEVIDRHLLLKSQQPVSWKESLAKYYKDARTRWAERIVIIVSLYLIIFTTPLVWFVGDQLVVRHEPRKTDAIVVFSGNGETSYRNNSYQRRALDAVRFYKKGYAPHIYLSSGRNQDLSEVEVIKLYLLEKGVSPSAIHILDQYPGSTFENVQMVTRQLRQQGAHSIILLTAPYHGRRALWTWRKETPDLLVYTPAVVDTPAATPQWSANVDQIRIISYEYAAIAYNWLQGRL